One window from the genome of Macrobrachium nipponense isolate FS-2020 chromosome 49, ASM1510439v2, whole genome shotgun sequence encodes:
- the LOC135205185 gene encoding neurofilament medium polypeptide-like: MSHRTDQDGVATTRRPPLKATRGGMIKVAALRKRFADNSQRRPQKCQGKKRKLEEDEEIIASVDQGKMEARGKTEPLSKRQKADRSPPPPNPPKARKRLPRQAKANAVDRIHKVYGVLAERTEPGQNAAAEEDKMKKKVNEKVEEKAQKKAEAAKGKRTDISPDEPQQKKLGKRKGKEEPMKKQAEKKQKKENKLRLQRNRPVKKKNKGREE; the protein is encoded by the coding sequence ATGAGCCATAGGACGGATCAAGACGGAGTGGCAACTACCCGAAGGCCTCCCCTGAAAGCAACGCGAGGAGGTATGATAAAGGTGGCAGCTCTGAGGAAGAGGTTTGCGGACAATTCCCAGAGAAGGCCACAAAAATGtcagggaaagaagaggaagctgGAGGAGGACGAGGAAATTATTGCATCCGTCGATCAGGGGAAAATGGAGGCCAGAGGCAAGACGGAGCCCTTGAGCAAAAGACAGAAGGCGGACCGAAGCCCTCCTCCTCCCAATCCACCAAAGGCACGGAAAAGGCTACCTCGGCAGGCAAAGGCCAACGCAGTGGACAGAATCCACAAGGTGTATGGTGTCCTTGCCGAGAGAACTGAGCCAGGCCAAAATGCAGCAGCCGAAGaggacaaaatgaaaaagaaagtaaatgaaaaagttgaGGAAAAAGCACAGAAAAAGGCAGAAGCAGCAAAAGGAAAGCGAACGGACATTTCCCCCGACGAACCTCAACAGAAGAAGCTggggaaaaggaaagggaaagaagagcCAATGAAGAAGCAGgctgaaaaaaaacagaagaaggaGAACAAATTGAGGCTCCAAAGAAACAGGcccgtaaaaaaaaagaacaaaggccgagaagaataa